One Microlunatus soli genomic window carries:
- a CDS encoding copper amine oxidase encodes MTEGDNTRTGRTMIAAAIAFVVILGLVIAVVSVRQHQGPGQAAARPGAGAGTTCAEDTQPITRELSNGARWTMCWGIDPYQGLVLSDISYAAPGAESTKIIAELSLGQLEVPYDTGIRTTKDITKQGFGGRNLQSIGQAECTGDVRAIFVPNFGSGKVGGGERRPVLCQKIEQTGLAYRANGGGKVVAAQGEALQLNTISKVGWYEYVNQYSFTADGVIKPQLGATGTLSPEDYTDDDHQGNAVGHGHQDKASSHSHNAVWRVHWALGDHGPLAVQEYDARFNGKQGKQSLEIDGELTDIARESKRDKADRRWWRVLNPGVRNADDHPISYQIEIDHTDSYHATADQAGADHHGVEAEPDYDVAFTQDDSCEKFASDNDNASCGEGVDDYLSDRQQLTDVTSWVAVGFHHVVRDEDQSPMDLHWQGFTLSPRDLLAQRPQPPSGYASANGKPSGDS; translated from the coding sequence GTGACCGAGGGCGACAACACACGAACCGGACGGACCATGATCGCAGCGGCGATCGCGTTCGTGGTGATCTTGGGGCTGGTGATCGCCGTCGTCAGTGTCAGACAACACCAGGGCCCCGGGCAGGCAGCCGCCCGACCGGGCGCCGGAGCCGGCACCACCTGTGCCGAGGACACCCAGCCGATCACCCGGGAGCTGAGCAACGGCGCGCGCTGGACGATGTGCTGGGGGATCGACCCGTACCAGGGACTGGTGCTGTCCGACATCTCCTACGCGGCACCGGGCGCCGAGTCGACCAAGATCATCGCCGAGCTGTCGCTGGGACAACTCGAGGTCCCCTACGACACCGGGATCCGGACCACGAAGGACATCACCAAGCAGGGCTTCGGCGGCCGCAACCTGCAGTCGATCGGCCAGGCCGAATGCACCGGTGATGTCAGGGCGATCTTCGTCCCCAACTTCGGCAGCGGCAAGGTCGGCGGCGGTGAACGCCGACCGGTGCTCTGCCAGAAGATCGAGCAGACCGGGCTCGCCTACCGGGCCAACGGCGGCGGCAAGGTGGTCGCGGCCCAGGGCGAGGCGTTGCAGCTCAACACCATCTCCAAGGTCGGCTGGTACGAGTACGTCAACCAGTACAGCTTCACCGCCGACGGCGTGATCAAGCCGCAACTCGGTGCCACCGGAACGCTGTCGCCGGAGGACTACACCGACGATGATCATCAGGGCAACGCGGTCGGCCACGGTCACCAGGACAAGGCGTCAAGTCACTCGCACAACGCCGTCTGGCGGGTGCATTGGGCGCTCGGCGATCACGGCCCGCTCGCAGTCCAGGAATACGACGCCCGGTTCAACGGCAAGCAGGGCAAACAGTCGCTGGAGATCGACGGCGAGCTCACCGACATCGCCCGAGAATCCAAGCGGGACAAGGCCGACCGGCGCTGGTGGCGGGTGCTCAACCCCGGTGTCCGGAACGCCGATGATCATCCGATCTCCTACCAGATCGAGATCGACCACACCGACTCCTACCACGCGACGGCCGATCAGGCCGGCGCCGATCACCACGGCGTCGAGGCCGAACCCGACTACGACGTCGCCTTCACCCAGGACGACAGCTGCGAGAAGTTCGCCTCCGACAACGACAACGCCAGTTGCGGCGAGGGCGTCGACGACTACCTCTCCGACCGTCAGCAGCTGACCGATGTCACCAGCTGGGTCGCCGTCGGATTCCACCATGTGGTCCGGGACGAGGACCAGAGTCCGATGGACCTGCATTGGCAGGGATTCACGCTCTCTCCGCGTGACCTGCTGGCTCAGCGCCCGCAGCCACCGAGCGGCTACGCGTCGGCCAACGGCAAGCCGTCGGGCGACTCGTGA
- a CDS encoding substrate-binding domain-containing protein, which produces MQTAQQFDPPQRGVTLTAIGSRAGVSKATVSKVLNGRPGVGEDTRRRVQALLDAYGYGGAERAGWLDVVVPSLHDPWSTGVLAELDQHATGEGLSIVLGTAPGVLTDETLTRALGRGSRGLLVVSSRITAAQHSRLVAHRLPFAILDGDVPAVAADRTVDIDYTAGIRQATRHLLDLGHRRIGLVLGPYGLQASERCLDGYHRAFADHGAEPDTGLIRWGEVDERAGEVFAEALLDLADPATAVITVSDVLAIGAYRAITARGLRVGADVSVVGLDDRPEARLMSPPLTTLSIPAGPAAAAALQMLLDPSAGASPPITPELVVRQSSAAVGDRGPSRV; this is translated from the coding sequence ATGCAGACCGCTCAGCAGTTCGATCCGCCACAGCGTGGTGTCACGCTGACGGCGATCGGCAGCCGGGCCGGTGTCTCCAAGGCGACGGTCTCCAAGGTCCTGAACGGTCGGCCCGGCGTCGGCGAGGACACCCGTCGACGGGTGCAGGCGCTGCTGGACGCCTACGGCTACGGCGGTGCAGAACGTGCCGGCTGGCTGGACGTCGTGGTGCCGAGCCTGCACGACCCGTGGTCGACCGGCGTGCTGGCCGAGCTCGACCAGCACGCCACCGGTGAGGGACTCAGCATCGTGCTCGGCACCGCGCCCGGTGTGCTGACCGACGAGACCCTGACCCGGGCGCTGGGCCGGGGCAGTCGCGGATTGTTGGTGGTCTCCAGTCGGATCACCGCCGCACAGCACAGCCGGCTGGTGGCGCACCGGTTGCCGTTCGCGATCCTGGACGGTGACGTGCCGGCGGTGGCCGCGGATCGGACGGTCGACATCGACTACACCGCAGGTATCCGGCAGGCCACCCGGCACCTGCTGGACCTGGGCCACCGACGGATCGGCCTGGTGCTCGGCCCGTACGGATTGCAGGCCAGCGAACGCTGCCTGGACGGATATCACCGGGCCTTCGCCGACCACGGCGCCGAACCGGACACCGGACTGATCCGCTGGGGCGAGGTGGACGAACGGGCCGGTGAGGTCTTCGCCGAGGCGTTGCTGGACCTGGCCGATCCGGCTACCGCGGTGATCACCGTCTCCGACGTGCTGGCCATCGGCGCCTATCGGGCGATCACGGCGCGTGGCCTGCGGGTCGGTGCCGATGTCTCGGTGGTCGGCCTGGACGACCGTCCGGAGGCGCGGTTGATGAGTCCGCCGCTGACGACGCTGTCCATCCCGGCCGGACCGGCCGCCGCGGCGGCGCTGCAGATGCTGCTCGACCCGTCCGCCGGCGCGTCGCCGCCGATCACACCCGAACTGGTCGTCCGACAGAGCTCGGCCGCCGTCGGCGATAGAGGTCCGTCGCGGGTCTGA
- a CDS encoding ABC transporter ATP-binding protein, whose protein sequence is MSDQTRTEVETTENAPDDTGSSNTPAKSNERPDYAKNVQRGPGGGQVHEKAMNFWPSLKRLLGHLAPERIRLVLVILLAIAGIVASVVGPKILGRGTDILFAGILGKQIGGRFPAGTTKEQVIEALRAAGQGKIADLIAGMKDFVPGQGIDFTHLAQILGLAVGLFALSSVLLAIQGRILNVVVQRSIYRLRGDVESKINRLPLSYFDKQTRGELLSRVTNDIDNISQSLQQTLSQLLTSLLTVIGVLFMMFWISPLLSVIALITIPVAIGVTTIIGKQAQKRFVQMWKSTGEVNSHVEEAYTGHALVKVFGRRREVEEVFNEKNGELYKAGFGAQFISGMMMPIMMFVGNLNYVIIAVVGGLRVANGQISLGDVQAFIQYSRQFTQPLTQLASMANLLQSGVASAERVFEVLDETEQTKESDGELGPTRGRIAFENVDFSYSPDKPLIEDLSLVAEPGQTVAIVGPTGAGKTTLVNLIMRFYELDGGRITLDGTDVSSVPRADLRSKIGMVLQDTWLFHGTIRDNIGYGRPDATDEEIIAAAEATYVDRFVHSLPDGYDTVIDEEGSNVSAGEKQLLTIARAFLADPALLILDEATSSVDTRTELLVQQAMARLRSDRTSFVIAHRLSTIRDADVILVMEHGSIVEQGNHETLLEARGAYYELYNSQFNEAPEELDDAAQETPAIPGAVPAG, encoded by the coding sequence ATGAGCGACCAGACCCGTACCGAGGTCGAGACGACCGAGAACGCACCCGACGACACGGGGTCGAGCAACACTCCGGCCAAGTCCAACGAGCGGCCCGACTACGCCAAGAATGTGCAGCGTGGACCGGGTGGCGGCCAGGTGCACGAGAAGGCGATGAACTTCTGGCCGTCGCTGAAGCGACTTCTGGGCCACCTCGCGCCGGAGCGGATCCGGCTGGTGCTGGTGATCCTGCTGGCGATCGCCGGCATCGTCGCCAGTGTTGTCGGCCCGAAGATCCTCGGCCGCGGCACCGACATCCTGTTCGCCGGCATCCTCGGCAAGCAGATCGGCGGCAGGTTCCCAGCCGGCACCACCAAGGAGCAGGTGATCGAGGCGCTCCGAGCGGCCGGTCAGGGCAAGATCGCCGACCTGATCGCCGGGATGAAGGACTTCGTGCCCGGCCAGGGCATCGACTTCACCCACCTGGCGCAGATCCTCGGGCTCGCGGTCGGACTGTTCGCGTTGTCCTCGGTGCTGTTGGCGATCCAGGGCCGGATCCTGAACGTGGTTGTGCAGCGGTCCATCTACCGGCTCCGTGGAGACGTGGAGTCCAAGATCAACCGGCTGCCGCTGAGCTACTTCGACAAGCAGACCCGCGGTGAGCTGCTCAGCCGGGTGACCAATGACATCGACAACATCTCCCAGTCGCTGCAGCAGACGCTGAGCCAGTTGCTCACCTCGCTGCTGACCGTGATCGGCGTGCTGTTCATGATGTTCTGGATCTCCCCGCTGCTGTCGGTGATCGCGTTGATCACGATCCCGGTGGCGATCGGTGTCACCACCATCATCGGCAAGCAGGCGCAGAAGCGTTTCGTCCAGATGTGGAAGAGCACCGGTGAGGTGAACAGCCATGTCGAGGAGGCCTACACCGGTCACGCGCTGGTCAAGGTCTTCGGTCGCCGCAGGGAGGTCGAGGAGGTCTTCAACGAAAAGAACGGCGAGCTCTACAAGGCCGGCTTCGGCGCCCAGTTCATCTCCGGGATGATGATGCCGATCATGATGTTCGTCGGCAACCTGAACTACGTCATCATCGCCGTCGTCGGTGGCCTTCGGGTCGCGAACGGGCAGATCAGCCTCGGCGACGTGCAGGCGTTCATCCAGTATTCCCGACAGTTCACCCAGCCGCTCACCCAGTTGGCGTCGATGGCGAACCTGCTGCAGTCCGGCGTCGCCTCGGCCGAACGCGTCTTCGAGGTGCTGGACGAGACCGAGCAGACCAAGGAGTCCGACGGCGAGCTCGGGCCGACCCGCGGTCGGATCGCCTTCGAGAACGTCGACTTCAGCTACAGCCCGGACAAGCCGCTGATCGAGGACCTCTCGCTGGTGGCCGAGCCCGGTCAGACGGTCGCGATCGTCGGACCGACCGGTGCCGGCAAGACCACGCTGGTCAACCTGATCATGCGGTTCTACGAGTTGGACGGCGGCCGAATCACCCTGGACGGGACCGACGTCTCCAGCGTTCCGCGGGCCGACCTGCGGTCCAAGATCGGGATGGTGCTCCAGGACACCTGGTTGTTCCACGGCACGATCCGGGACAACATCGGCTACGGCCGACCGGACGCCACCGACGAAGAGATCATCGCCGCCGCGGAGGCGACCTACGTCGATCGGTTCGTGCACTCGTTGCCGGACGGCTACGACACGGTGATCGACGAGGAGGGCAGCAACGTCTCCGCCGGTGAGAAGCAGTTGCTCACGATCGCCCGGGCGTTCCTGGCCGATCCGGCATTGTTGATCTTGGACGAGGCGACCAGCTCGGTGGACACCCGTACCGAATTGCTGGTGCAGCAGGCGATGGCCCGGCTGCGCAGCGACCGGACCAGCTTTGTGATCGCGCACCGGCTGTCGACCATTCGCGATGCCGATGTGATCTTGGTGATGGAGCACGGGTCGATCGTCGAGCAGGGCAATCACGAGACCCTGCTGGAAGCCCGCGGCGCCTACTACGAGCTCTACAACAGCCAGTTCAACGAGGCGCCGGAGGAGTTGGACGACGCCGCGCAGGAGACGCCGGCGATCCCGGGAGCAGTCCCGGCCGGCTGA
- a CDS encoding ABC transporter ATP-binding protein — protein MLISLLRRYLAPYKGFLALVVLFQLIGTLANLYLPSLNAKIIDDGVAKADIDFIWRTGGIMLVISLVQVVCTITAVYFGAKTAMAYGRDVRAGIFDKVLSFSAREVNHFGAPSLITRNTNDVQQVQMLVLMSCTMLVAAPITMVGGVIMALRENAGLAWLILVCVPVLAISIGLIVFRLGPLFRKMQERIDNVNRVLREQITGIRVVRAFVREPYEVDRFASANNDLTDIALRVGRLFALMFPVVMLIMNLSSAAVIWFGGHRIDAGTMQIGEMTAFLTYLIQILMSVMMATFLLMIAPRAAVSAERISDVLNTESSVVLPAQPVTSTSGEHGVVRFTDAEFTYPGADAPVLQDITFSTEPGKTTAVIGSTGAGKTTLISLIPRLFDRTGGSVTVDGVEVSEMDADLLWSKVGLVPQRPFLFSGTVASNLRYGDPDATDEELWHALRVAQAADFVAEMPGGLDAPISQGGTNVSGGQRQRLSIARALVKKPEIYVFDDSFSALDVTTDARLRAALHAETADAAVIIVGQRVSTIADADQIIVLEDGKIVGIGTHDQLLESSPTYAEIVDSQLSAEEALA, from the coding sequence CCGATATCTGGCGCCATACAAGGGATTCCTCGCGTTGGTGGTGCTGTTCCAACTGATCGGCACCCTCGCCAACCTCTACCTGCCCAGCCTGAACGCCAAGATCATCGACGACGGCGTCGCCAAGGCTGACATCGACTTCATCTGGCGGACCGGTGGCATCATGCTGGTGATCAGCCTGGTGCAGGTCGTCTGCACCATCACCGCGGTCTACTTCGGTGCCAAGACCGCGATGGCCTACGGCCGCGACGTCCGGGCCGGCATCTTCGACAAGGTGCTGTCCTTCTCCGCGCGCGAGGTCAACCACTTCGGTGCGCCGTCGCTCATCACCCGCAACACCAACGACGTCCAGCAGGTCCAGATGCTGGTGCTGATGTCCTGCACCATGCTGGTCGCTGCCCCGATCACCATGGTCGGCGGCGTGATCATGGCACTCCGGGAGAACGCCGGGCTGGCCTGGTTGATCCTGGTCTGTGTTCCGGTGCTGGCGATCTCGATCGGGCTGATCGTCTTCCGGCTCGGCCCGCTGTTCCGCAAGATGCAGGAGCGGATCGACAACGTCAACCGGGTGCTGCGGGAACAGATCACCGGCATTCGGGTGGTCCGCGCCTTCGTCCGCGAGCCGTACGAGGTGGATCGCTTCGCCAGCGCCAACAACGATCTGACCGACATCGCGTTGCGGGTCGGCAGACTGTTCGCGTTGATGTTCCCGGTCGTGATGTTGATCATGAATCTGTCGAGTGCGGCGGTGATCTGGTTCGGCGGACACCGGATCGACGCCGGCACCATGCAGATCGGCGAGATGACAGCATTCCTGACCTATCTGATCCAGATCCTGATGTCGGTGATGATGGCGACGTTCCTGTTGATGATCGCCCCGCGGGCCGCCGTGTCGGCAGAGCGGATCAGCGACGTGCTGAACACCGAATCCAGCGTCGTGCTGCCGGCACAGCCGGTGACTTCGACGTCCGGTGAGCACGGCGTGGTCCGGTTCACCGACGCGGAGTTCACCTACCCCGGCGCCGATGCGCCGGTGTTGCAGGACATCACCTTCAGCACCGAGCCGGGCAAGACCACGGCGGTGATCGGTTCGACGGGCGCCGGCAAGACGACCCTGATCTCGTTGATCCCCCGACTGTTCGACCGGACCGGCGGTTCGGTCACGGTCGACGGCGTCGAGGTCAGCGAGATGGACGCCGACCTGTTGTGGAGCAAGGTCGGCCTGGTACCGCAGCGACCGTTCCTGTTCTCCGGGACGGTGGCCAGCAACCTGCGTTACGGCGACCCCGATGCGACCGACGAGGAGTTGTGGCACGCACTGCGGGTCGCGCAGGCCGCGGACTTCGTGGCCGAGATGCCCGGCGGACTGGACGCGCCGATCTCGCAGGGCGGCACCAACGTCTCCGGCGGTCAGCGGCAGCGGCTGTCGATCGCCCGAGCACTGGTGAAGAAGCCGGAGATCTACGTCTTCGACGACTCGTTCTCCGCTCTCGACGTGACCACCGACGCGCGGCTGCGGGCGGCGCTGCATGCCGAGACGGCCGACGCTGCGGTGATCATCGTCGGTCAACGGGTGTCGACGATCGCCGACGCCGATCAGATCATCGTCCTGGAGGACGGCAAGATCGTCGGCATCGGCACCCATGATCAACTTCTGGAGTCCAGTCCGACCTACGCCGAGATCGTGGACTCCCAGCTCAGCGCAGAGGAGGCCTTGGCATGA
- a CDS encoding choice-of-anchor G family protein, translating into MLFKDAPLRRSDRRRRWLRPVAVSAAAVLALSCSGLDRASAEPDPADEAQAAASVIDVSTLQQALAGAGSTAASTSNPGPDQDALNAGVLGDKTIDLGGGVSVPVSELVDFGKGGAIGSASEVSSPGDAHAVSGLVAEGGSVTLSGDDASFAPATVDLLKLADKAGENAITNAAIDQLELQLGAFGSEVTAENGTISDPDGVGGAGQYRIGQADLLVQSPAIKDAANGIYGAVGSVDDEVESIVSDKLDPGSVTGLLGAVPGVPEPKITVESDMQDEIFADLLAKPITSTNKLITIDFSTGQLQVHLDQLAHNGINNMDPNSELLTSKTYPLIAETVHDMMRDITNRIVGSVDGALGSVTVNLQFTKTFGPDDVLDVTWPVNLRQAVNGDFPAAVDNSSGPTGGTLGNSLTTVINTLGVTAAPIFKPVYDFILSDDGDHIFDLAINDIKLGITTSIVNAIKPAFDALNGFVSVQANHQQAITCTPGTGSEPALAGVGISAISLGLAGDTGRLNFGNSGVRVSPDVCASTGVTGDDADSEQPTGTGNADVNVGGTVTTVQGQPVTFGVNVDSDADIDPATIGLVGPDGKKVTELSTDQGSWTVDTEHGTVTFEPAGDLTGTVEPVKIVVEDVDGNVSTANATVQVSGEATDQQQSADSQVSVDGSSDGLLGSLLGTVSGLI; encoded by the coding sequence ATGCTGTTCAAAGACGCGCCGTTGCGGCGCTCCGACCGACGACGACGGTGGCTTCGTCCGGTCGCCGTGAGCGCAGCCGCCGTACTCGCCCTGAGCTGCAGCGGCCTCGACCGAGCCAGCGCCGAGCCCGACCCGGCCGATGAGGCGCAGGCCGCGGCCAGCGTGATCGACGTGTCGACCCTGCAGCAGGCCCTCGCCGGCGCCGGCAGCACGGCGGCATCCACGTCGAATCCCGGACCCGACCAGGACGCCTTGAATGCCGGCGTGCTCGGCGACAAGACGATCGACCTCGGCGGCGGTGTCTCGGTACCGGTGTCCGAACTGGTCGACTTCGGTAAGGGCGGTGCGATCGGCAGCGCCAGCGAGGTCTCCTCCCCGGGCGATGCGCACGCCGTCTCCGGGCTGGTCGCCGAGGGCGGCTCGGTCACCCTCAGCGGTGATGACGCCAGCTTCGCTCCGGCCACCGTCGATCTGCTGAAGCTGGCCGACAAGGCCGGCGAGAACGCGATCACCAACGCAGCCATCGATCAGCTGGAACTGCAGCTCGGCGCCTTCGGCTCCGAGGTCACCGCCGAGAACGGCACCATCTCCGATCCGGATGGTGTTGGCGGCGCCGGCCAGTATCGGATCGGTCAGGCGGACCTGCTGGTCCAGTCGCCGGCCATCAAGGACGCCGCGAACGGCATTTATGGTGCGGTCGGTTCGGTGGACGACGAGGTCGAGTCGATCGTCTCCGACAAGCTCGACCCGGGTTCGGTCACCGGCCTGCTGGGCGCCGTTCCCGGCGTCCCGGAGCCGAAGATCACCGTCGAGAGCGACATGCAGGACGAGATCTTCGCCGACCTGCTGGCCAAGCCGATCACCTCGACCAACAAGTTGATCACCATCGACTTCTCCACCGGTCAGCTGCAGGTGCACCTTGATCAACTGGCGCACAACGGGATCAACAACATGGACCCGAACAGCGAGCTGTTGACCTCCAAGACCTACCCGCTGATCGCCGAGACCGTGCACGACATGATGCGTGACATCACCAACCGGATCGTCGGTTCGGTGGACGGTGCGCTCGGCTCGGTGACGGTGAATCTCCAGTTCACCAAGACCTTCGGGCCCGACGACGTGCTGGACGTGACCTGGCCGGTCAATCTGCGGCAGGCCGTGAACGGCGACTTCCCGGCGGCGGTCGACAACAGCTCCGGCCCGACCGGCGGAACCCTCGGCAACTCGCTGACCACGGTGATCAACACCCTCGGCGTCACCGCGGCGCCGATCTTCAAGCCGGTGTACGACTTCATCCTGAGCGATGACGGCGATCACATCTTCGATCTGGCGATCAACGACATCAAGCTGGGTATCACCACCTCGATCGTGAACGCGATCAAGCCCGCCTTCGACGCGCTGAACGGATTCGTCTCGGTCCAGGCCAACCACCAGCAGGCGATCACCTGCACGCCGGGCACCGGCAGCGAACCGGCACTGGCCGGTGTCGGGATCTCGGCGATCAGCCTGGGGCTGGCCGGTGACACCGGACGACTCAACTTCGGCAACTCCGGCGTCCGGGTCTCGCCCGACGTCTGCGCCAGCACCGGAGTGACCGGCGACGACGCCGATTCCGAGCAGCCGACCGGTACCGGCAATGCCGACGTGAACGTCGGCGGCACCGTCACCACCGTTCAGGGTCAGCCGGTGACCTTCGGAGTCAACGTCGACAGCGACGCCGACATCGATCCGGCCACCATCGGCCTGGTCGGCCCGGACGGCAAGAAGGTCACCGAACTGTCGACCGATCAGGGCTCCTGGACCGTCGACACCGAGCACGGGACGGTCACCTTCGAACCGGCCGGTGATCTCACCGGAACCGTCGAGCCGGTCAAGATCGTCGTCGAGGACGTCGACGGCAACGTCAGCACCGCGAACGCGACCGTGCAGGTCAGCGGCGAAGCCACTGATCAGCAGCAGTCGGCCGACTCGCAGGTGTCGGTCGACGGCAGCAGCGACGGTCTGCTGGGATCACTGCTGGGGACGGTCTCCGGACTGATCTGA